Within the Saccharopolyspora gloriosae genome, the region CGGGCGGCTCACCGTCGGCGACGTGCTCGCCGCGCTCGGCTACGCCACCGCGGGCATGGGGATCATCCGGCAGTCCACGCTGTTCACCGTGCTCGCGCGCGCCCGCTCCTGCGCGGTGCGGATCACCGAGGTGCACCGGAACAGCCCGGCACCCGCCGGTGCGCGGGCGTTGCCGCCGGGGCCGGGGGAGGTGCGGGTGGACGGTGTCGCGGTAAGCGGCGCGCTCACCGGCATCGACCTGCTCATCCCCGCGGGCACCGTCGTGGCCGTGGCGGGACGGTCCGGTTCCGGCAAGTCCACGTTCGCCGAAGTGCTCGGCGGCCTGCGCCCGCCGGACCGGGGCCGGGTGCTGCTCGACGGGGTGCCGCTGCCGGAACTCGACCCGGCCGAGCTGCGCGACGCCGTCGGCATCGCCTTCGAACGGCCGATGCTGCTCGGCAGCAGCGTGGCGACCGCGGTGTCCTACGGCGCCGACGAGGTGGACGTGGCCGCGGCCTGCCGGGCCGCTCAAGTGCACGACCTGGTGACCCGGCTGCCCGACGGCTACCTCACCCCGCTCGCCGACGCGCCGCTGTCCGGCGGTGAGGCGCAGCGCCTCGGACTGGCCCGCGCGCTCGCCCGGGAGCCAAGGCTGCTGGTGCTCGACGACGCGACGGCGGGCCTCGACACCGTCACCGAAGCCCGCGTGGAACACGCGATGGCCGTCGCCCTGCCCGGCCGGACCCGGATCGTCGTCACCAACCGGGCGGGCACCGCGCACCGCGCGGACCTCGTGGTGTGGCTCGACGACGGCCGAATCCGCGGCACCGCCCCGCACGACGAACTGTGGGCCGACCCGGACTACCGCGCGGTGTTCACCGAGGGGGCCGCGTGAGCGTCGCCGCCGATTACCGGCGTTCCCTCGCCGGGCACTGGCGCGGCTGGGCGGTGCTGTTGGCGTGTTCCGCGCTGGAGGCGTTGCCCGCGCTGCTGTCCGGGACGTTCGTGCGCAACGCCGTCGACGACGGGTTCGCCGCGGGCAGGCTCGGCGTCGGCGTGGCCTGGCTGCTCGCGTTCACCGCCGCCGCCGTGCTCGGAGCCGCCGGAGTGCGGTTCGTGTGGCGGCGCATCGGTGTGATCGTGGAACCGCTGCGGGACTCGCTGGTGCGCCGCGTCGTGCGCGACGTGCTGCACGAGACGGCGCCGCCGCGCGGCGGACCGGATGCGGCGGGCGTCGCGCGCGTCACCCAGCACGTGGAGATCGTGCGGGACGCCACCGCGGGACTGCTGGTGCAGGCCAGAGGGCTGCTGGTCACGGTGGCCGCCGCGCTCGCCGGTGTCGCCGCGCTGGATCCGCTGCTGCTGTGGCCGGTGGCGCCGCCGGTGCTGCTGGCCGTGTTGTTGTTCTGCGGATCGCTGCCCGCGCTCGCCCGCAGCCAGCGCGACCTCGCCCTCGCCGACGAGCACACCGCGACCGAAGCGGGCGCGGTGCTCACCGGATTGCGCGACGTCGTCGCCTGCGGCGCGCAGGACACCGCCGCCACCACGATCCGCGCCGCGATCGACGAGCAGGCTCGAGCGGCGATCCGGATGTCCACCGCGACCGCGCTGCGCACCCTGATCATCGGTGGCGGCGGGCTGCTGCCCGTGGTGCTGGTGCTGGCCATCGCCCCGGCCGCGGTGGCGGACGGGCGCCTCAGCGCGGGCACCGTGCTGGGCGCGCTCGTGTACGTCACCGGCACCGTGCAGCCCGCGCTGCACGGGCTGGCGACGACGACCGGATCGGTGCTGCTGCGGCTGATGGTGGCGCTCAACCGGCTCGGCGAGATCAGCCCGGGCACCGGAGAACACCCCGGCGGGACTGGCGACGGCGGGACCGGGAGCGGCCGGGGGACTTCGCGGAACCGAGAGGATTCGGGACACCGGCGCACTTCGAGCGGGTGGGGGAGTCGCAACGGCCGAGGGGCTCGGAACGACCCGAGTACTCGGAACGACCCGGGCGCTCGGAACGGCCCGAGTACTTGGAACGGATCGGGCGCTCGGAACGACCCGGGCGCTCGGAACGGCCCGAGTACTTGGAACGGATCGGGCGCTCGGAACGACCCGGGCGCTCGGAACGACTCGGGGACCGGGAACGGCCGAGGCGCACCGAACGATTCGGGCGCTCAGAACGGCCGGGGAGCTCGGATTCCAGGCGGCGCAGGGGAGTTCGGTGGCTGGGACGTCGAAGCGCGCGGGCTGACGCACCGCTGGGGCGAACACGCCGAACCGGTGCTGCGGGACCTCGACCTCGAACTGCGGCCCGGAGATCACCTCGCCGTGGTCGGGCCGAGCGGCATCGGCAAGTCCACCCTCGCCGGGCTGCTCACCGGCACCACCGGCCCCACCGGCGGCTCGGTGCACATCGGCGGCATCCCCGTCGCCGAGCTCGACCCCGCGCACCGGCACCGGCTCATCGCCTTCACGCCGCAAGAGACGTACCTGTTCGCCGGAACGGTGCGGGAGAACCTGGCGCTGCTGGCCGCGGAAGCCACCGACGCGCACCTGCTGGCGGCGGTCACCGCCGTCGGCGCCGGCGAGCTGGTGCGCGAACTCGGCGGGCTGACCGGCCCCATCCGGCACGGCGGAGCGGGCCTGTCCGCCGGGCAGCGGCAGTTGCTGGCGCTGGCCAGGCTCTACGCGAGCGAGGCGCGGATCGTGGTGCTCGACGAGGCCACCGCCCAGCTCGACGGCCCGGCGGAGGCCCACGCCGAACGTGCCTTCGCCGCGCGCGGCGGGGTGCTCGTGGTGATCGCGCACCGGCTGGCCTCCGCACGCCGCGCGAACCGGGTGCTGGTGCTCGACGGCGACGGCGCCCACTTGGGCACCCACGCGGACCTGCTGGCCCGCTCGCGGTCCTACGCCGAGCTGCTGCTGGCGTGGACCGGTGTCGCGGGATCGAGCTGAGCGAATCGTGGCTCACCGCTGGGCGTGCAGGCAGTCGCGCAACCGGATCAGCCCGTCGCGCAACCGCGTCTTGACCGTGGAGGCCGGGGCCGCCAGCCGCTGCGCCGCCTCGCGGTAGGTGAGCCCGCAGTAGTAGGTCAGCGTGACCGCTTCCAGCTGCAACGCCGTCAGCGTGGACAGGCAGCGGCGGACCTGCCGGTACTCGCCGCGGGTGAGCACCGCCTCCACCACCGAGTCGTGCGCGATCTCGTGCGATCGTGCGGCGAACCGCGTTTCCCGTTCCCGCGCGGACCGCACCGAACGCAGCCGGTCCACGGCCCGTCGGTGCGCCACCGTGAGCAGCCAGGCGACGGCATCGCCCCGCTCCGGCCGGTAGCGGGCGGCGGTGCGCCACACCTCGACCAGCGCCTCCTGGGTGACCTCCTCGGCCTGCTGCTCGTCGCCGAGCACGTCGCGGGCCACCGCGTGCACCAGCATCGCCGTGCGGTCGTAGAGCAGCTCGAATGCGCGCAGCTCGCCCGCACCCGCCCTGAGCAGCAGATCCTCCGGGGCGTCCCGCTCCATCCGCTGTCCCCCGGTGTCCAGGGGCTGAAGCATTCGCCCTCCCGTCCGGCCGCTCCCGATGAGCCATCCGTCGACCGGTATTCGGTGCGGACCGGTCCGGCGATGGGTGAAACCGCGAATTCGACTCCAAAAAGCGCAAATCGGGTGCTCACGAAAAAGGCCACCGGCGGCGCTGCACGCCGTCCGGTGGCCTTCGCCGGAGCGCCCGATCAGATGCCGAGGCCGCCGGTCAGGTCGCCCAAGGTGCCCTCGACGCCGCCGACGGGGCCGTCGGCGCCGGTCAGCGGGGCGGTCAGGTCCGCCATCGGGGCGACGCCGCCGACCACGTCGTCCACCGGCAGCGAGCCGGTGACGTCCTCGAGCTGCCCGGTCACGTCGCCGCCGTCAACACCGCCGAGGTCCTGCAGGCCGCCGGTGAGGTCGCCGCCCTGGACGCCGCCGACGGTGTCCTCGAGGCCGCCGACGACGTCGGTGACGCCGTTGCCCGCGACGTTGCCCGCGTTGAGGTCGCCGGTCAGGCCACTGATGTCACCGGTGTTGATGTCGCCGACCAGGCCGACCTCGTTGCCGTTGCCGACGGGTGCGCCGGCCTGGTTGTCCGAGAAGGCGGTGTCCTCGCTGCGGGACATCTCGGTGCTGTTGCCGCTGTTGTCGGTGGACTCCGCGTCGGTGGTGCGCGTGGTCGGGGTCAGCATGTCCTCGACGTCGCCGAGCGAGGTGAAGATCTCCGGGGTTGCCATGTTCGACTCCATGTCATCGGGGCCGTTCGGGAGGAACGGCATCAGGTCGGCGAGGGGCACGCCGTGGCCTTCGGCGGCGAGCGTGATCAGGCCCGGGGGCAGGGCTCTGGTGAACTCGTCGACGATCTCGACCGGTGCGTGATCGAGTGCCAGAGAGGCGGCGTGCACCACGTCCGCATTGCTGAGCTCGTGCAGTCCCGCCTGATCGAGGAATGCTCTCGGTTCCGCGTTGAACTCCGCCCGAGACTGCGCACTGGTCACCATCATCCGCAGGAATTCGTACACCGTCACCACGGTCCGAACCCTCCATTCAGGAATTCCGCACGAGCTGGCCGGAACAGTTTTCAGCAAGGTCATCGGAACTCCGTCGCACAGCCGCCACCGAGGTCTCTTCGCCTCGATTTCGGAGTCCGATCGCACCGTGACCGTCGCGCCGCCGAGCTGCTCCGCCCGTGGTCACCACGCTAGGTGTCCCGCCGAGAGCCGTGTATGGGGCTGATCCCCCATGGGTTTCCCGTCTATTAGGGGATCGGCGTCCGAAGGGCGCGGAAACGACAGTTCAGGAACACGAGAGGGAATCGATTGGTCGATTTCTTGTGGGATTGAGCACCGGATTTCCGAGGGTCTTCGTATCGATTGGGAGAACAAATCGAGATCGACCAATCGGAAAGCCCCTCGGCTACGAAAGGGTTCGTTCCGAAGTGGAGCGAACCGCTTACCGTGCGGTAACTATGGCACGGCCCGCGGTGGATGTGGTCACGTTCCGGAGAACCCGCGGCACCGGTCGTACATCACCGAGCGCGCTGATACGCCCGCAGCGTCGCCTCCGCGCAGCCGCGCCAGGTGAATCCCGCCGCGTGCGCCCGGCGGGCGGCCGCCGCGGCCGGGTCGACCGGCGCGGCCACGGTGCGCTGCAACGCGGCGCGCAACGCGTCCGGATCGCCGTAGGGCACGAACTCGGCGAGCCCGCCCGTGACCTCCCGCAGCACCGGCAGGTCCGAGCACACCACCGGAACCCCGCACGCCAGCGCCTCCAGCACGGGCAGCCCGAAACCTTCGTCCCGCGACGGCAGCACCAGCGCCCGCGCCCCGGCCACCACGCTGCGCAGCTCCCGCTCCGGCAGGTACCCGGTGCGCAGCACGTTGCGCACTTGCCGCGCCTCACCGGGGCCGGCGATCACCAGCGGCGGCAGCTTCCGGTCGTGGCCGCGCAGCAGCACGTCGACGCCCTTGCGCGGACCTTCGGCGCCGACGAAGACGAAGTAGTCGTCCGGCAGGCCCAGCCGATGCAGCTCCGCGCCCGGCGGGGCGGCTTCGAACCACTCCGGATCCACCCCGAGCGGTGTGACGACGATGCTCTCCCACGGCACGCCGAACCGTTCCGCGACCGTCTCGGCGACCGCCGCGCTCGGCGTGCACACCACCGCAGCCCGGCGCACCGAAGACCGCACCAACTCGGCGAAACCCGGTTCGGCGACCTCCTCCGGAGCGTCCAGGAACGCCAGATCGTGCACCGTCACCACGCCGCCCGCGCGCATCGCGGGCGGCAGCACGAAATTCGTGCCGTGCACCAGATCGGCGCCACCGGCCAGCAACTCGACCGGCGGGAACGGTGCCCGCGACCACGCCGCCCGCAACGCCCGCGCCGGAACCGGAATCCCCGCCGCCCGCACACCCGGCGGCACCGCCGCGCGCAACGCCCGCCGGCCCCGCGAGGTGAAACCCACCGCCCGAACGTCCACATCGGACATGCGGCCGAGTTCGGTGCTCAACGAGGACGTGTAGCGGCCGATCCCGGTCCGCCTGCCCAACAGCGGAGTGCCGTCGAGCAGGACCCGCAGCGAGGTGCTCACCGCTTGCGCAGCCGATCGCCCGCCAGCCTGCGCAGCCGGCCGCCCGCTCGCTTCGCGACCTCGATCGGGCCGCCCGCGTCCAGATATTCCCGCAGCAGCGCCACATCCCGGCGCACCGCCTCCACCCGGTCCGGCGGCTGCGTCCGGGTCAGCGGAGCCGACGCCCGCAACCGGTCCGCCGCCGGGCGCGGGTCGCGGCAGAACTCCGTCAGCGGCGCCAGCACCGACTCCCAGGTGAACCGCTCCCGCACCACCTCGATGCGCTCTCGGCAGGACGCGGCGAACTCCGCGTCGTAGAGCACCTTCTCCAACGCCGCCGCCAGCGCCGCCGGGTCCTCCGCCGGAACCACCACGCCCAAGCCCTCCTGGCGCACCAGGTCGGCGAAGGAGTCCCCATCGGTGGTCACCACCGGCAGGCCCGCCCACAAGTAGTCCAGCACCCGGGTGCGGAACGCGAACGTCGTCTCCACGTGCTCGAAGTGCGAAGTGACCCCGCAATCGGCGTCGAGCAGGTAGTTCTGCCGCTCCGCGTACGGCACCCACGTCTCGTTGAAGAACACGTGCTTGCCGGTCAAACCCAACCTGCTCGACAGATGGCGGGTCCGGTCCGCCATGCCCATCTCCGGCACGTCCGGATTCGGGTGCTTCATGCCGAGGAAGAACAACCGGATGTCGTGGTGGCGCTGCGCGACCTGCCCCACCGCGTGCAGCAGCGTCAGCGGATCGAACCAGCTGTACACGCCACCGGCCCACAACACGACCTTGTCGTCGGCGTCCACACCCGGCTGCGCGCCCTTGATCGCCGGGCCGGTGCGGCGCGGCGCCACCGAGGACAGGCCGAACGGCACCACCTCCAGCAGCGAGCGCACCGTCGGATCCGTGTCGTACAGGCCCGGCGTCAACCGGCCCAGCGAAGCCAAGTGCCCCAACCAGAAATGCCGCTGCCGCTCCGAGGCGCACAGGAAGAAATCACCGCGCCGCAGCTGCGTGTTCAGCACCTTCGTCACGCCGCGCAGATCGGCGGCGCGGCGCTCGTCGTCGGTGTCGCGGCCCTGCTCCAGCAGTTCCAGGTGCATCGGGTCGTACACGTCGCAGACCACGACCTTCGTCGAGTCGGCGTGCTTGAGCGCGGGCACCATTTCCAGGACGTGGCCCTGCACGATCACGATGTCCGCCCAGTCGACGTGCGCGGCGAGCTCCCGCGGTTTCGCCGCCACCACCGGGAACTTCGACTCCGGCGGGTTCACGTGCGCGTTCACGCTCACCAGCCGCACGTCGTGTTCGGCGCCGAGCACCTCCGCCATGTGCCAGGCGCGGATCGCGGGTCCCGCCATCCGCTCCGCCACCGCGTCCCCGGTGAGCACCGCGATGGTGCGGGGCCGCCCGAACACCTCGTCCAGGCCGAACGCGTCCACCAGCACCTCGTGCGCCGCCAGGTAGCGCGGCAGCGGGTAGGCGGGCTCCATCGCCTTGCGCATCAACGGAACCAGGTCCGCGTCCGAACGCACCCGCGCCGCCTGTTCCACCGCACGGGCCTGCTTGAGCTGCGGCAGCAGCTCCACGAACTGGTCGATCGCCAGCATTCCCGCCAGCGCGTCCCGCGCGATCGGCACGTCGTCGGCGAAGTCCGGGCCTTCCGGGCGGCGCGTCATCTCCAGCTGCTGCGCGTCGATGTCGCCGCGCGCCGTGGCGCGGCGGATCGACAGCGCCATCGCGGCGGGCAGCACCTTCGCCAGCGTCTCGTCCGAGACGTTCTTGTACAGCGCGGCCAGTGCGTTGCGCTCCAACAGGAAGTTCTCCCGCGCGGAGGAGACCTCCGCCATCGAAGCGTGGTGGCGGTGGTAGGTCAGCGACCGCGGCTCGTAGCGCACCCGCCAGCCGCGCAGGTTCAGCCGCCAGCCCAGGTCCACGTCCTCGTAGAACATGAAGAAGCGCTCGTCGAAACCGTCCAGCGCCGCGAACAGCTCCGCGCGCACGAACAGCGCCGAACCAGTGCCGAACAGCACATCCCGAGGCGCGTCGTGCGCACCGTCGTCCGGTTCGCCCGCGTGCCGCTTGTAGCCCATGCCGAACCAGGTGAGTCCGCCGTCGACGAAGTCGA harbors:
- a CDS encoding ABC transporter ATP-binding protein; the protein is MLVLLVLGSGGVFAHVLAALLSARITAATTARLRVNLAEHLVRIGHRGPFAAGDSVSRITGDCAGAGQITATLVEIITAALLSAGALVALALLDWRIALVYSVTLPLAVLLARSHLRSTAADLLAYQEASGELGARLLDAVTGLRTIAASGVAEQESRRVLRPLDRLGQAGAGTWRTQARLMWRAGLLLPSVQIVVLGAAGVGVLGGRLTVGDVLAALGYATAGMGIIRQSTLFTVLARARSCAVRITEVHRNSPAPAGARALPPGPGEVRVDGVAVSGALTGIDLLIPAGTVVAVAGRSGSGKSTFAEVLGGLRPPDRGRVLLDGVPLPELDPAELRDAVGIAFERPMLLGSSVATAVSYGADEVDVAAACRAAQVHDLVTRLPDGYLTPLADAPLSGGEAQRLGLARALAREPRLLVLDDATAGLDTVTEARVEHAMAVALPGRTRIVVTNRAGTAHRADLVVWLDDGRIRGTAPHDELWADPDYRAVFTEGAA
- a CDS encoding ABC transporter ATP-binding protein translates to MSVAADYRRSLAGHWRGWAVLLACSALEALPALLSGTFVRNAVDDGFAAGRLGVGVAWLLAFTAAAVLGAAGVRFVWRRIGVIVEPLRDSLVRRVVRDVLHETAPPRGGPDAAGVARVTQHVEIVRDATAGLLVQARGLLVTVAAALAGVAALDPLLLWPVAPPVLLAVLLFCGSLPALARSQRDLALADEHTATEAGAVLTGLRDVVACGAQDTAATTIRAAIDEQARAAIRMSTATALRTLIIGGGGLLPVVLVLAIAPAAVADGRLSAGTVLGALVYVTGTVQPALHGLATTTGSVLLRLMVALNRLGEISPGTGEHPGGTGDGGTGSGRGTSRNREDSGHRRTSSGWGSRNGRGARNDPSTRNDPGARNGPSTWNGSGARNDPGARNGPSTWNGSGARNDPGARNDSGTGNGRGAPNDSGAQNGRGARIPGGAGEFGGWDVEARGLTHRWGEHAEPVLRDLDLELRPGDHLAVVGPSGIGKSTLAGLLTGTTGPTGGSVHIGGIPVAELDPAHRHRLIAFTPQETYLFAGTVRENLALLAAEATDAHLLAAVTAVGAGELVRELGGLTGPIRHGGAGLSAGQRQLLALARLYASEARIVVLDEATAQLDGPAEAHAERAFAARGGVLVVIAHRLASARRANRVLVLDGDGAHLGTHADLLARSRSYAELLLAWTGVAGSS
- a CDS encoding sigma-70 family RNA polymerase sigma factor; the encoded protein is MLQPLDTGGQRMERDAPEDLLLRAGAGELRAFELLYDRTAMLVHAVARDVLGDEQQAEEVTQEALVEVWRTAARYRPERGDAVAWLLTVAHRRAVDRLRSVRSARERETRFAARSHEIAHDSVVEAVLTRGEYRQVRRCLSTLTALQLEAVTLTYYCGLTYREAAQRLAAPASTVKTRLRDGLIRLRDCLHAQR
- a CDS encoding glycosyltransferase family 1 protein, encoding MSTSLRVLLDGTPLLGRRTGIGRYTSSLSTELGRMSDVDVRAVGFTSRGRRALRAAVPPGVRAAGIPVPARALRAAWSRAPFPPVELLAGGADLVHGTNFVLPPAMRAGGVVTVHDLAFLDAPEEVAEPGFAELVRSSVRRAAVVCTPSAAVAETVAERFGVPWESIVVTPLGVDPEWFEAAPPGAELHRLGLPDDYFVFVGAEGPRKGVDVLLRGHDRKLPPLVIAGPGEARQVRNVLRTGYLPERELRSVVAGARALVLPSRDEGFGLPVLEALACGVPVVCSDLPVLREVTGGLAEFVPYGDPDALRAALQRTVAAPVDPAAAAARRAHAAGFTWRGCAEATLRAYQRAR
- a CDS encoding glycosyltransferase gives rise to the protein MAVTSESAALPAVSVIVVNHRGADDTITCLRAVRDGLDYPADRLELICVDNTPDSADAARIRSEIPQATVLEPGSNLGFAGGCNLGARTATGQVLAFLNNDARPARDWVRAAVAVLRAEPTVGAVASKVLDWEGELVDFVDGGLTWFGMGYKRHAGEPDDGAHDAPRDVLFGTGSALFVRAELFAALDGFDERFFMFYEDVDLGWRLNLRGWRVRYEPRSLTYHRHHASMAEVSSARENFLLERNALAALYKNVSDETLAKVLPAAMALSIRRATARGDIDAQQLEMTRRPEGPDFADDVPIARDALAGMLAIDQFVELLPQLKQARAVEQAARVRSDADLVPLMRKAMEPAYPLPRYLAAHEVLVDAFGLDEVFGRPRTIAVLTGDAVAERMAGPAIRAWHMAEVLGAEHDVRLVSVNAHVNPPESKFPVVAAKPRELAAHVDWADIVIVQGHVLEMVPALKHADSTKVVVCDVYDPMHLELLEQGRDTDDERRAADLRGVTKVLNTQLRRGDFFLCASERQRHFWLGHLASLGRLTPGLYDTDPTVRSLLEVVPFGLSSVAPRRTGPAIKGAQPGVDADDKVVLWAGGVYSWFDPLTLLHAVGQVAQRHHDIRLFFLGMKHPNPDVPEMGMADRTRHLSSRLGLTGKHVFFNETWVPYAERQNYLLDADCGVTSHFEHVETTFAFRTRVLDYLWAGLPVVTTDGDSFADLVRQEGLGVVVPAEDPAALAAALEKVLYDAEFAASCRERIEVVRERFTWESVLAPLTEFCRDPRPAADRLRASAPLTRTQPPDRVEAVRRDVALLREYLDAGGPIEVAKRAGGRLRRLAGDRLRKR